A window of Esox lucius isolate fEsoLuc1 chromosome 18, fEsoLuc1.pri, whole genome shotgun sequence contains these coding sequences:
- the lrrc17 gene encoding leucine-rich repeat-containing protein 17 isoform X3, with protein sequence MRLLSALLLLLLFRSVEPRKGDRGWDQNRSGRARGKGRANAVRRQTSDCKEYIDASEKFLDCQDRQLTGVQQHWPEDIEHLQLGRNKIQVLRDNTFSRFKNLISLDLQQNEISQLEEEAFAGLTQLTTLLLQHNNIKTASEEHLLPLPRLQHLRLYDNPWDCSCKLESLVRTLQVPSNRNLGNYAKCSWPEALRGEKLKKVRVERVCPGGHLPGQKPPEGPGRLPKPPPNVNSVCHTYMFPKPMLDCKSKELKNIPSDLPSDIVKMDLSRNSITHLRPNEFVAARDLKLLNLSSNSLDQIATAAFAGLLYLQELDLSNNSLHYFPYGVLEDLYFLRKMNLGDNPWVCDYNIHYLIYWLKHHPGVAYTGLVCAEPPEFRGWQVENYVKTYNGECPKDKERQPGTADSGTDQNETGAGMDTAEELVTQVDEEELLPRPLRDPRPKKYDVIRLS encoded by the exons ATGCGTCTGCTCAGCGCCTTGCTGCTCCTTCTGCTCTTCAGGTCCGTCGAGCCCAGGAAGGGAGACCGGGGATGGGACCAAAACAGGTCAGGCAGAGCCCGGGGCAAAGGCAGAGCCAACGCCGTCAGGCGCCAGACCTCCGATTGCAAGGAATACATAGACGCCAGTGAAAAGTTCCTGGACTGCCAGGACCGGCAGCTCACTGGTGTCCAGCAGCACTGGCCGGAGGACATCGAACATCTCCAACTGGGCCGCAACAAGATCCAGGTGCTCCGAGACAACACCTTCTCCCGTTTCAAGAACCTGATCAGCCTGGATCTTCAGCAGAACGAGATATCCCAGCTGGAGGAGGAGGCTTTCGCTGGGCTGACCCAGCTCACCACCCTGCTCCTCCAGCACAACAACATCAAGACCGCCTCGGAGGAACACCTGCTGCCCCTGCCCCGCCTCCAACACCTGCGTCTCTACGACAACCCCTGGGACTGCAGCTGCAAGCTGGAGAGCTTGGTCAGAACCCTGCAGGTGCCAAGCAACCGTAACCTAGGCAACTACGCCAAGTGTTCCTGGCCGGAGGCCCTGAGGGGGGAGAAGCTGAAGAAGGTGCGGGTTGAGCGGGTGTGCCCTGGGGGGCATCTGCCCGGCCAGAAACCCCCGGAGGGACCGGGTCGCCTGCCCAAGCCACCTCCCAACGTGAATTCTGTGTGCCACACCTACATGTTCCCCAAACCTATGCTGGACTGCAAAAGCAAAG AGCTGAAGAACATCCCCTCGGACCTCCCTTCAGACATTGTGAAGATGGATCTGTCTAGAAACAGTATCACTCATCTCCGGCCCAATGAATTTGTTGCTGCCAGAGACCTGAAGCTCCTCAACCTCAGCAGCAACAGTTTGGATCAGATCGCCACAG CTGCGTTCGCCGGGCTCCTGTACTTGCAAGAGCTGGACCTGTCCAACAACAGCCTGCACTACTTTCCGTACGGAGTTTTGGAGGACCTGTACTTTCTCAGGAAAATGAATCTTGGCGACAACCCCTGGGTCTGCGACTACAACATCCATTACCTGATCTACTGGCTGAAGCATCACCCTGGAGTGGCCTACACTGGCCTGGTCTGCGCCGAGCCTCCGGAGTTCAGGGGCTGGCAGGTGGAGAATTATGTCAAGACATACAATGGAGAGTGCCCCAAGGACAAGGAACGGCAACCGGGCACGGCAGATTCAGGCACCGACCAGAACGAAACGGGCGCGGGGATGGATACGGCCGAGGAGCTGGTCACCCAGGTGGACGAGGAAGAGCTGCTTCCGAGGCCTCTGAGAGACCCGCGTCCAAAGAAATATGACGTCATCAGGTTGAGTTAA
- the lrrc17 gene encoding leucine-rich repeat-containing protein 17 isoform X1 produces MDLRFVLSFKASRFLPLTVTSFPDASSYPRPSHQLSSKGHYSPRSLLLPLVLLAPGPPPSSSMRLLSALLLLLLFRSVEPRKGDRGWDQNRSGRARGKGRANAVRRQTSDCKEYIDASEKFLDCQDRQLTGVQQHWPEDIEHLQLGRNKIQVLRDNTFSRFKNLISLDLQQNEISQLEEEAFAGLTQLTTLLLQHNNIKTASEEHLLPLPRLQHLRLYDNPWDCSCKLESLVRTLQVPSNRNLGNYAKCSWPEALRGEKLKKVRVERVCPGGHLPGQKPPEGPGRLPKPPPNVNSVCHTYMFPKPMLDCKSKELKNIPSDLPSDIVKMDLSRNSITHLRPNEFVAARDLKLLNLSSNSLDQIATAAFAGLLYLQELDLSNNSLHYFPYGVLEDLYFLRKMNLGDNPWVCDYNIHYLIYWLKHHPGVAYTGLVCAEPPEFRGWQVENYVKTYNGECPKDKERQPGTADSGTDQNETGAGMDTAEELVTQVDEEELLPRPLRDPRPKKYDVIRLS; encoded by the exons CTGTAACCAGCTTCCCTGACGCCAGCAGCTACCCAAGGCCATCTCACCAGTTGAGTTCAAAAGGACATTACTCTCCtcgctccctcctcctcccccttgtCCTCCTCGCTCCTGGTCCTCCTCCGTCTTCCAGCATGCGTCTGCTCAGCGCCTTGCTGCTCCTTCTGCTCTTCAGGTCCGTCGAGCCCAGGAAGGGAGACCGGGGATGGGACCAAAACAGGTCAGGCAGAGCCCGGGGCAAAGGCAGAGCCAACGCCGTCAGGCGCCAGACCTCCGATTGCAAGGAATACATAGACGCCAGTGAAAAGTTCCTGGACTGCCAGGACCGGCAGCTCACTGGTGTCCAGCAGCACTGGCCGGAGGACATCGAACATCTCCAACTGGGCCGCAACAAGATCCAGGTGCTCCGAGACAACACCTTCTCCCGTTTCAAGAACCTGATCAGCCTGGATCTTCAGCAGAACGAGATATCCCAGCTGGAGGAGGAGGCTTTCGCTGGGCTGACCCAGCTCACCACCCTGCTCCTCCAGCACAACAACATCAAGACCGCCTCGGAGGAACACCTGCTGCCCCTGCCCCGCCTCCAACACCTGCGTCTCTACGACAACCCCTGGGACTGCAGCTGCAAGCTGGAGAGCTTGGTCAGAACCCTGCAGGTGCCAAGCAACCGTAACCTAGGCAACTACGCCAAGTGTTCCTGGCCGGAGGCCCTGAGGGGGGAGAAGCTGAAGAAGGTGCGGGTTGAGCGGGTGTGCCCTGGGGGGCATCTGCCCGGCCAGAAACCCCCGGAGGGACCGGGTCGCCTGCCCAAGCCACCTCCCAACGTGAATTCTGTGTGCCACACCTACATGTTCCCCAAACCTATGCTGGACTGCAAAAGCAAAG AGCTGAAGAACATCCCCTCGGACCTCCCTTCAGACATTGTGAAGATGGATCTGTCTAGAAACAGTATCACTCATCTCCGGCCCAATGAATTTGTTGCTGCCAGAGACCTGAAGCTCCTCAACCTCAGCAGCAACAGTTTGGATCAGATCGCCACAG CTGCGTTCGCCGGGCTCCTGTACTTGCAAGAGCTGGACCTGTCCAACAACAGCCTGCACTACTTTCCGTACGGAGTTTTGGAGGACCTGTACTTTCTCAGGAAAATGAATCTTGGCGACAACCCCTGGGTCTGCGACTACAACATCCATTACCTGATCTACTGGCTGAAGCATCACCCTGGAGTGGCCTACACTGGCCTGGTCTGCGCCGAGCCTCCGGAGTTCAGGGGCTGGCAGGTGGAGAATTATGTCAAGACATACAATGGAGAGTGCCCCAAGGACAAGGAACGGCAACCGGGCACGGCAGATTCAGGCACCGACCAGAACGAAACGGGCGCGGGGATGGATACGGCCGAGGAGCTGGTCACCCAGGTGGACGAGGAAGAGCTGCTTCCGAGGCCTCTGAGAGACCCGCGTCCAAAGAAATATGACGTCATCAGGTTGAGTTAA
- the lrrc17 gene encoding leucine-rich repeat-containing protein 17 isoform X2 — translation MIENAVTSFPDASSYPRPSHQLSSKGHYSPRSLLLPLVLLAPGPPPSSSMRLLSALLLLLLFRSVEPRKGDRGWDQNRSGRARGKGRANAVRRQTSDCKEYIDASEKFLDCQDRQLTGVQQHWPEDIEHLQLGRNKIQVLRDNTFSRFKNLISLDLQQNEISQLEEEAFAGLTQLTTLLLQHNNIKTASEEHLLPLPRLQHLRLYDNPWDCSCKLESLVRTLQVPSNRNLGNYAKCSWPEALRGEKLKKVRVERVCPGGHLPGQKPPEGPGRLPKPPPNVNSVCHTYMFPKPMLDCKSKELKNIPSDLPSDIVKMDLSRNSITHLRPNEFVAARDLKLLNLSSNSLDQIATAAFAGLLYLQELDLSNNSLHYFPYGVLEDLYFLRKMNLGDNPWVCDYNIHYLIYWLKHHPGVAYTGLVCAEPPEFRGWQVENYVKTYNGECPKDKERQPGTADSGTDQNETGAGMDTAEELVTQVDEEELLPRPLRDPRPKKYDVIRLS, via the exons ATGATAGAAAACG CTGTAACCAGCTTCCCTGACGCCAGCAGCTACCCAAGGCCATCTCACCAGTTGAGTTCAAAAGGACATTACTCTCCtcgctccctcctcctcccccttgtCCTCCTCGCTCCTGGTCCTCCTCCGTCTTCCAGCATGCGTCTGCTCAGCGCCTTGCTGCTCCTTCTGCTCTTCAGGTCCGTCGAGCCCAGGAAGGGAGACCGGGGATGGGACCAAAACAGGTCAGGCAGAGCCCGGGGCAAAGGCAGAGCCAACGCCGTCAGGCGCCAGACCTCCGATTGCAAGGAATACATAGACGCCAGTGAAAAGTTCCTGGACTGCCAGGACCGGCAGCTCACTGGTGTCCAGCAGCACTGGCCGGAGGACATCGAACATCTCCAACTGGGCCGCAACAAGATCCAGGTGCTCCGAGACAACACCTTCTCCCGTTTCAAGAACCTGATCAGCCTGGATCTTCAGCAGAACGAGATATCCCAGCTGGAGGAGGAGGCTTTCGCTGGGCTGACCCAGCTCACCACCCTGCTCCTCCAGCACAACAACATCAAGACCGCCTCGGAGGAACACCTGCTGCCCCTGCCCCGCCTCCAACACCTGCGTCTCTACGACAACCCCTGGGACTGCAGCTGCAAGCTGGAGAGCTTGGTCAGAACCCTGCAGGTGCCAAGCAACCGTAACCTAGGCAACTACGCCAAGTGTTCCTGGCCGGAGGCCCTGAGGGGGGAGAAGCTGAAGAAGGTGCGGGTTGAGCGGGTGTGCCCTGGGGGGCATCTGCCCGGCCAGAAACCCCCGGAGGGACCGGGTCGCCTGCCCAAGCCACCTCCCAACGTGAATTCTGTGTGCCACACCTACATGTTCCCCAAACCTATGCTGGACTGCAAAAGCAAAG AGCTGAAGAACATCCCCTCGGACCTCCCTTCAGACATTGTGAAGATGGATCTGTCTAGAAACAGTATCACTCATCTCCGGCCCAATGAATTTGTTGCTGCCAGAGACCTGAAGCTCCTCAACCTCAGCAGCAACAGTTTGGATCAGATCGCCACAG CTGCGTTCGCCGGGCTCCTGTACTTGCAAGAGCTGGACCTGTCCAACAACAGCCTGCACTACTTTCCGTACGGAGTTTTGGAGGACCTGTACTTTCTCAGGAAAATGAATCTTGGCGACAACCCCTGGGTCTGCGACTACAACATCCATTACCTGATCTACTGGCTGAAGCATCACCCTGGAGTGGCCTACACTGGCCTGGTCTGCGCCGAGCCTCCGGAGTTCAGGGGCTGGCAGGTGGAGAATTATGTCAAGACATACAATGGAGAGTGCCCCAAGGACAAGGAACGGCAACCGGGCACGGCAGATTCAGGCACCGACCAGAACGAAACGGGCGCGGGGATGGATACGGCCGAGGAGCTGGTCACCCAGGTGGACGAGGAAGAGCTGCTTCCGAGGCCTCTGAGAGACCCGCGTCCAAAGAAATATGACGTCATCAGGTTGAGTTAA